From Anopheles coluzzii chromosome 3, AcolN3, whole genome shotgun sequence, the proteins below share one genomic window:
- the LOC120955452 gene encoding cuticle protein-like isoform X1 — protein MNVFLAVADGGVSNPDWFFYFHRIFGDQYVALVDYVLVYLLLLRILDVDQFWQVKVVQFRAVCDSLVSRTYTEFSISTVSSVGVSHFTLSIKGVGYDITQHSHTEPQRVNNPAPIMAFKFVLLATLVAAASAGLLPVAHHGSIATSHSTIQHHAAPAIHHVGSVHAAPAIYQHSAPAIVKTIAQPTIIKSVEHHAPANYEFSYSVHDEHTGDIKSQHETRHGDEVHGQYSLLDSDGHQRIVDYHADHHTGFNAVVRREPSAVKIAQPVHKVIAQPVHVSSYAHAPVAHATVQHHHAAPIAHYAAPIAHHAAPIAHYAAPIAHHAAPIAHSTSSIVHGPSHLSHHHY, from the exons ATGAACGTATTCCTAGCCGTAGCCGATGGAGGTGTGTCCAATCCAGACTGGTTCTTTTACTTTCATCGTATTTTCGGTGACCAATATGTTGCACTTGTTGACTATGTACTTGTTtatcttttgcttcttcgtATACTTGATGTAGATCAGTTTTGGCAAGTAAAAGTAGTGCAGTTTCGTGCAGTTTGTGATAGCCTTGTCTCAAGGACGTATACAGAATTCTCGATTTCAACTGTATCAAGCGTTGGAGTCTCTCATTTTACACTGAGTATAAAAGGCGTTGGTTACGATATCACACAGCACAGTCACACTGAACCTCAACGAGTAAACAATCCTGCTCCAATAATGGCGTTCAAA TTCGTTCTGCTCGCTACTCTGGTAGCTGCCGCCAGCGCTGGTCTGCTTCCTGTGGCTCACCATGGATCGATCGCCACGTCGCACTCCACCATCCAGCACCATGCTGCTCCCGCTATCCATCATGTCGGATCGGTCCACGCCGCCCCGGCTATCTACCAGCACTCGGCCCCGGCTATCGTCAAGACCATTGCTCAGCCCACGATCATCAAGTCTGTAGAGCACCACGCTCCGGCCAACTACGAGTTCTCGTACTCCGTCCATGACGAGCACACCGGAGACATCAAGAGCCAGCACGAAACTCGCCACGGAGACGAAGTCCACGGACAGTACTCGCTGTTGGACTCCGACGGTCACCAGCGCATCGTCGACTACCATGCTGATCATCACACCGGATTCAACGCCGTCGTGCGCCGTGAGCCCTCGGCTGTGAAGATCGCTCAGCCCGTGCACAAGGTGATCGCCCAGCCCGTGCATGTGTCCAGCTATGCCCATGCTCCAGTAGCTCACGCCACTGTCCAGCACCACCATGCTGCCCCGATCGCGCACTACGCTGCCCCGATCGCGCACCATGCTGCTCCGATCGCGCACTACGCTGCCCCGATCGCGCACCACGCTGCTCCGATCGCGCACTCAACCTCCAGCATCGTCCATGGACCGAGCCATCTGAGCCATCATCATTACTAA
- the LOC120955452 gene encoding cuticle protein 7-like isoform X2: MAFKFVLLATLVAAASAGLLPVAHHGSIATSHSTIQHHAAPAIHHVGSVHAAPAIYQHSAPAIVKTIAQPTIIKSVEHHAPANYEFSYSVHDEHTGDIKSQHETRHGDEVHGQYSLLDSDGHQRIVDYHADHHTGFNAVVRREPSAVKIAQPVHKVIAQPVHVSSYAHAPVAHATVQHHHAAPIAHYAAPIAHHAAPIAHYAAPIAHHAAPIAHSTSSIVHGPSHLSHHHY, from the exons ATGGCGTTCAAA TTCGTTCTGCTCGCTACTCTGGTAGCTGCCGCCAGCGCTGGTCTGCTTCCTGTGGCTCACCATGGATCGATCGCCACGTCGCACTCCACCATCCAGCACCATGCTGCTCCCGCTATCCATCATGTCGGATCGGTCCACGCCGCCCCGGCTATCTACCAGCACTCGGCCCCGGCTATCGTCAAGACCATTGCTCAGCCCACGATCATCAAGTCTGTAGAGCACCACGCTCCGGCCAACTACGAGTTCTCGTACTCCGTCCATGACGAGCACACCGGAGACATCAAGAGCCAGCACGAAACTCGCCACGGAGACGAAGTCCACGGACAGTACTCGCTGTTGGACTCCGACGGTCACCAGCGCATCGTCGACTACCATGCTGATCATCACACCGGATTCAACGCCGTCGTGCGCCGTGAGCCCTCGGCTGTGAAGATCGCTCAGCCCGTGCACAAGGTGATCGCCCAGCCCGTGCATGTGTCCAGCTATGCCCATGCTCCAGTAGCTCACGCCACTGTCCAGCACCACCATGCTGCCCCGATCGCGCACTACGCTGCCCCGATCGCGCACCATGCTGCTCCGATCGCGCACTACGCTGCCCCGATCGCGCACCACGCTGCTCCGATCGCGCACTCAACCTCCAGCATCGTCCATGGACCGAGCCATCTGAGCCATCATCATTACTAA
- the LOC120955458 gene encoding cuticle protein 7-like, giving the protein MAFKFVLLATLVAAASAGLLPVAHHGSIATSHSSIQHHAAPAIHHVGSVHAAPAIYQHSAPAIVKTIAQPTIIKSVEHHAPANYEFSYSVHDEHTGDIKSQHETRHGDEVHGQYSLLDSDGHQRIVDYHADHHTGFNAVVRREPSAVKIAQPVHKVIAQPVHVSSYAHAPVAHATVQHHHAAPIAHYSAPIAHHAAPIAHYAAPIAHHAAPIAHSTSSIVHGPSHLSHHHY; this is encoded by the exons ATGGCGTTCAAA TTCGTTCTGCTCGCTACTCTGGTAGCTGCCGCCAGCGCTGGTCTGCTTCCTGTGGCTCATCATGGATCGATCGCTACGTCTCACTCCTCCATCCAGCACCATGCTGCTCCCGCTATCCATCATGTCGGATCGGTCCACGCCGCTCCGGCTATCTACCAGCACTCGGCCCCGGCTATCGTCAAGACCATTGCTCAGCCCACGATCATCAAGTCTGTAGAGCACCACGCTCCGGCCAACTACGAGTTCTCGTACTCTGTCCATGACGAGCACACCGGAGACATCAAGAGCCAGCACGAAACTCGCCACGGAGACGAAGTCCACGGACAGTACTCGCTGTTGGACTCTGACGGTCATCAGCGCATCGTCGACTACCATGCTGATCATCACACCGGATTCAACGCCGTCGTGCGCCGTGAGCCATCGGCTGTGAAGATCGCTCAGCCCGTGCACAAGGTGATCGCCCAGCCCGTGCATGTGTCCAGCTATGCCCATGCTCCAGTAGCTCACGCAACTGTCCAGCACCACCATGCTGCCCCGATCGCGCACTACTCCGCACCAATCGCGCACCATGCTGCTCCGATCGCGCACTATGCTGCCCCGATCGCGCACCACGCTGCTCCGATCGCGCACTCAACCTCTAGCATCGTCCATGGACCGAGCCATCTGAGCCATCATCATTACTAA